ATACCATGGTCATTGTTCCAAATATATTGGACCAATTCATGATATGCTCCTACATGGCTAGATGAAGTAAAATGAACATAGAACTAGCCACTATAGCATGAAAGGTATTTAATGTCAATATTTCTTACTTAATTTTAGCCCCGAAGGGGTCACTTAGTGGCTAAAATATAATACAATAAGCCACCTAAAGCTACAGTTACATTAAGGCTTTTCTTTATGCCTAACATTGGGAGTGAAATGATTTTATCACATTGTTTTTGAATATTTGAAGGAATACCGGTTACTTCATTGCCAAGAATAATAACCACTTTATTTTTTGGTTGCCATTTTCTGTAATCCAAACTTTTGTTTTTAACTTCTTCCAGTCCAATAATTTCATAACCCAAAGATTTATATTTTTTGATGGTTGGTGCCAAGGTCTTGATCTTTTCCCAGGGGACAGTTAAATCAGCACCAAGAGCAGTCTTGGCTAATTGAATTGGTTTTTCATTTGGTGAAGCAGTATAACCAGCTAAATATAATTTTTCAGCACCAATGGCATCGCAGGTTCGGAAAATTGATCCTACGTTATAAAGGCTCCTAATTTTGTTGGCAATAACAATAATACTTGGTTTTTGCATAAATTTGATGTAAAATAATGTGTAGAGGCAGGGAATTGTCGCGACTATTCCCTTTCCTACACACCATATCAAATGTCGCTGCAAAAACCAAATATGATTGATTCTAACAACGACCGAATTGTTTCAGCCAACTTAGACTCCAATGAAAATGAGTTTGATCAGAATTTGCGTCCAAAAGATTTGAAGAATTTCATTGGTCAAAATAAGATAAAAAATAATTTGAATATATTCATGGAGGCAGCCAAGCTTCGAGGCGAACCCATTGAACATGTGCTTTTATTTGGACCACCCGGATTGGGAAAAACAACTTTGGCTCATATTATTGCTGGTGAAATGGGAGCTAATATGAGAGTTACA
This region of Candidatus Falkowbacteria bacterium genomic DNA includes:
- a CDS encoding TrmH family RNA methyltransferase, coding for MQKPSIIVIANKIRSLYNVGSIFRTCDAIGAEKLYLAGYTASPNEKPIQLAKTALGADLTVPWEKIKTLAPTIKKYKSLGYEIIGLEEVKNKSLDYRKWQPKNKVVIILGNEVTGIPSNIQKQCDKIISLPMLGIKKSLNVTVALGGLLYYILATK